The Desulfobulbus propionicus DSM 2032 DNA segment CCGGCCTTCTCGTTGATGATCGCCAGCGGATTGTTGATCTCGTGGGCGATCCCCGCCGCCAGCCGGCCGATGCTGGCCATCTTCTCCGAATACTCGATCTCGTGAAGCATCATCACCCGTTTCTGGTCGGCGGTGTGGATGGCGTTGACCAGATAGGTGACCACGCACAGCAGGACCAGGAGGATGATGCCCACGGTAAAGGAGAGGAAGATCAGGATCTTCATCCGCGTTTGCCGCCACTGGGCCATCAGCTCCGCCTTGGGGCTAACCAGCATGAGGATGAACGGCGAATTCTCCACATAGGCGTAACTGACCACCAGGGTGCCGTCGGCCACCGTCTCGGGCAACCGTGTGTCGGCGGCACCCGGCACCGGCATGCCCTCGAGCTGATACCCCTCGGTATGATCGGAGAACTCGGGGACCGCCAGCGGCACCTTGCCGAGCACCTCGCCGAAATAGCGGGATGGCGTCTGCAATACCCCCTCATGGTTGATGAGGAAGGCGTCACCGACCTCGCCGGTCTGTTCATGGGAGAGAATTTCCGTGAGCCGTTCGATGCTCACCGAGGTCCGGAGCACATAAAACGATCCGCCCGGCATCGACCGTTTCACCGCGATCACAATGTGGGGCAGATTACGCAGCCCCATGAACACGTCGCTGATGAAGATACCCCTGTTCTGGATCTCCTTGAACCACGGCTGGGACGAATAGTCGGCGTTCTCCAGGTGGAAGGGCCCTGAATAGGCACGCTGGATGCCGGCGGCATCAATCACCCCCAGATCGGCAAACAGGCCCAAACCGCGGTTGAGGTTCTCGAGCAGGACCGTCAGCCGCCCCGGCTGGAGCAGCTGCTCAAAGGTATTGTCATGGATGATGAATTCCAGGGCGAACCGCTTCTTGGACAGGAGAAAGGATTCGGTCCGCCTGGTCTTGGCCACGAACCGGCTGGCCCGGGCCAGGGCCTCGGATTCAAAGGTGGCCTTGGTCACCTTGTACTCGTAGGCGGTCAGCATGACCAGCGGCAGAAACACGATCACCACCGAAATCAGCGCCGCCTCTTTCCACAGGCGGCGGTAGTTGAACAGCTGCTTGTACATCCCCGAGGCATCGCCGTCGTGCCAGAATTCCGGGATGAACTTGTCAATCAACCACATGGCCGCCCTCCTTTCGCCCGCGCGCCGACCGTCAGGCTCTCTTGTGTGCCCGCACTTTGTCGTAGGCCCGTTTCAGGGTGGCGCTCAGCTCGTCGATGTCCACCGGCTTCTGCAGATAGGCAAAGGCGCCCAGCCGCATGCAAGTGGCCTTGTCCTCCTCCGAGCCATGGCCGGTCAAAATCACCACCTCCACGTTGGGACGGGTCTCCTTGGTCTTGCGCAGGACCTCGAATCCGTCGATGCCCGGCATCTTCAGGTCCAGAATCATCACCTCCGGGTCATCGGTGGCCATCAGATCCAGGGCCGACTCGCCGTCATAGACCACCGCCGAGTCGATATCCCGCATCGACAACCGCTCCGACAAGGTCTGAACAAACTCGCGCTCGTCGTCGACCAGGAGCAGCCGCGGCGTTTCGAAGTCGTACTTGCGGTAGATATCGGTCTTGTGAAATCCCTTGCCCAGCCGGGTTTCGATCGAGGTCACGCCGTCGACCGAGCCGGCGATGGTTTTCAGCTCCTCCTCGAGACGGCTGAGCAGCAACACGTTCTGATGGATGGTCAGGGTTACCGCGCCGTCACGGGCAGCCACGCTGACAAAATGGCCCTGCCGGGCCAAGGCCACTTCCACCTGAGCCGCCAGCACAAAATCACGCTCCGCCCTCTTGGATGCCTTGGTGGGCTGGATCACCTCGCTGCGCAGATTCTCCACCACCAGTTTGACCGCCTCTTCCAGCTTGATCTTGTCCACCGGGATGACCAAGTCGTACAACGAGGCACTCCACGGATCGGGCTGCCCGAACAGGGTATCGGTCCACGCCGCCTTTTCCTTGTCCTGCTTGTGGATCAGCGCCACCGCCTCCTTCTCGCTCACCTGCGTTTCTCGACCGGCCTGGACCAGGCGGTAATTCATGTCGGCAATCAGGCAGACCCGGAGCACATGGGTGATCTCGTCGGGGATCAGATGACCGGTCAGTCCGTGGATCAGCGTGTTGTCCGCCTCCAACAAGGTCTCGGCCATGGCCAGTTTCATCCAGGCCAGCGCCCGTTCCTTTTCGTGGGTGATATTGTTGAAGATCGACGGCTTGTTCGCCAGCACATTCTCGATCTTCTTCCGGCTGATGGCCGACATGTCGGCCGCCTTGGCAACAATCTCCTCGTCGGTGATGACACTGTAGCGCACCTGTTCCCTGAGCAGGGAAACCAGTTGCTCGCCCTGGCAGTAACTGCCGCACATTAAGGTAATAACGGACATGCGTTCCTCCTTGGAAATACGCTCGTGGTGGCTCCGGGTCGCAGGGGGCACGGCCGCCGGGCCGCAGCTCCATCCCTGGACGTCAATCGTTCGTTATCCATTAAGCAAGATACGGGCCACTATTCAGTATCTCAGTTTTTCAACCAGTTACCCCCCGCACTCCCTTTCCGTCGCCCCCGGAGGACGAAACGCAACAGAACACCGCGAAACACCCGAAATGGTTCGAAACGTTTTGGAACAAAGGGTCCGGCCGGCCGGCAAGGGCTGCTTCTCAGCTTTTTTCCCGGAATCGGTGCAACGCTATGCCGTATTTGTTGATCTTGTCGTAGAGGCTCTTGCGGGAGATGCCCATCAGCTGGTGGGCCAGGCTGACCTGACCGCCGACCTGCCGCAAAACCTGCTCCACATACAGTTGCTCCTGCTGGTCCATGTAGTCCTTCCACGGCAGGCAGGGGGTCTCGACATCAGGTACGGCAAGGGATTGCCCGCCCTGTTCCTGGTCCCGCCCCCCCAACACGCAGTATCGGCGCACAACATTGCGCAGTTCGCGAATATTGCCGGGCCAGTCCTGGGCCATCAGCTCGCGGATCAGCTCCGGCGAGCAGGGGCGGACCTCGCCGGGTTGGCCGTCACAGTACTCCTTCCAGAAATAATCGACCAGCAGCGGGATGTCCTCCTTGCGTTCGCGCAGTGGCGGCAGGTGTACCGGCAGGACATTGAGGCGGAAATAGAGATCCTGGCGGAAGGCGCCCTTGTCGATTTCGGCCCGCAAGTCGCGGTTGGTGGCGGCGATGATCCGCGCCTTGAGCGGAATGACCGTGTTGCTGCCCAGGCGGCAAAAGGTGCGATCCTCGAGCACCCGCAGCAATTTGGATTGCAGTTGCGTCGGCATGGAACAGATCTCGTCGAGAAAGAGCGTGCCCTCGCCAGCATATTCGAATGTGCCCACCTTGCGCTGGATGGCCCCGGTGAAGGCTCCTTTCTCGTGGCCGAACAGCTCGGATTCGATCATCTCCGAGGGAATGGCCCCCATGTTGACCGCCACATAGGGCAGGGCATGCCGTGGGCCGATGTCGTGAACGGCCCGGGCCACCAGTTCCTTGCCAGTGCCGGTTTCGCCGACGATCAACACCGGATCGTTCTCCTTGGCGACGGCCTCGATCAGGTTGTACAGACTGAGCATCGAAGGATGGCTGCCCACCAGCCCGTAAAAGCGGGACCGGCCCTGGCGGGTGGCGATCAGCTGCCGCTCCAGCCGGCGATTTTCCAGCACCAGCTGCCGCCGCTCGATAGCCCGGGCCAGGGTGGCGAGAATCATCTCCTCATCCACCGGTTTTTGCAAAAAGTTGTAGGCTCCCTTCTTGACCGCCTCCACCGCCATGCTGATATCGCCGTGCCCGGTGATCAGGATCACCGGTAGATCGCAATCCTTGGCCAGCATCCGCTCCAGGAGCACCATGCCGTTCATCTCCGGCATGCGGATGTCGGCGAGCACCGCCGAATAGGTATGGCCGTCGACGCTTGCCAGGGCTTCCAGCGGATTGCCAAAGGTCCGCACCGCATAGCCGTTGAGCACCAGAGTCTGTTTGATGGCCGCCAGCAGATAGAGGTCGTCATCGACAACCAGAATCTCCGGGACCGGAACTGTCTCCTGATCGGTATTCATCGCTCCTCCTGGCGCGGGCCTTCCGTTGTCGGCGCTGGCCGATACTGGGGAATATAGACGGAAAAGCAGGCGCCCTTGCCGGGAACGCTCTCCACCTCGATATGACCGGAAAAGCCGCGAACGATACGATCCACGATCGACAGCCCCAGCCCGGTGCCGGTGCCGACCTCGCGGGTGGTGAAGAAGGGATCGAAAATCTTTTTCTGCAGTTCCTCGGGGATGCCTTCACCGTTATCGGCCACGGTGACCAGCACATAGGGCTCCTTTTGCATGGTGGTCAGATTGAGGCAGTCGGTGATCCGGCTGGTGATGGTCAAGCGGGGAACCACCACCCGCCCCATGGCCTGGACCGCGTTTTGCACCAGGTTGAGAAACACCTGTTCGAGGCGGACCTCGACCCCCAAAACCACGCAGGGGTGGTCGTCCAGGCGCAAATCGAGAAAAACCTCGCTCAGGCGCAGTTGGGCCTCGAGAAACTTGAGGATCTTGCGGATGATCTGGTTCAGATCGAGCGGCGCCTGTTCTTCCTCGACCTTGCGACCAAAGCTGCGCATGGTGGCAATGATCGAGGAGGCCTTGTTGACCCGGTCGATGATGATCTGCAGATTTTCCCGCAGCATGTCCTTGTGGTCGCCCGGTGCATCCAGGGCCTTGAGGCAGTTGCGGGCGAAAAGCAGGATGGCGTTGAGCGGCTGGGTCAGCTCGTGGCCGACACCGGCTGCCATCTCCCCCAGGCTGGCCAGCCGGCTGGAATGGATGAGCTGTTTCTGCCCCTCCTGCATCTGCGCCATCAGATCGTAGAACTCACTGCAGTCAGAGCAGATCAGCATATGCAGCACCAGACCGTTGGGGTTGACATGGGTCGAACCACGCATCTTCACAGGCAGACCGGTGCCCTTGGCGGTTTTGAGATGGGCTTCGAATTCCGTGAACTCTCCCTTGGCAAAAGCCTGGCGGATTGCTTCGGCCGTCTCCGGCTGCACCAGATCTTCCAAGGCCAGTTGTTGGTCGCTGTCCAGAAGAAAACCGGTTCGTTCGAGGAACTCACGATTGGTCTGGATAACCTGAAATTCCTGGTCCAGCAGAAGAAACAACTCGGAGATCCCCGCCAAAATCCGCTCGGTGAACGAGCGGCTGGCTTCCATTTCCTCGTGTTTCCGCAACACCCGAACAACCAGGTCCTGCCGTTGTTTTTCCAGTATTTTTATTGCCTGATCATGCATCGTTCTTCCTCCCGCTGGTCAAGGACAGCCGGATAGTACCCGCAGGCCCTCTCGCTCGTCACCAATTTTACACAGCGTTAACCGAGAATTTCAGACCTCGCTCCCACCTCTAGGAACATCAGCGCTTTTTTGTGGATAAATGGGCCGCTGTCCTGTAACTCTGCCTGCAAGAATGCGCTTGCGGCACGGGACTCTCTCTTCCCGAATTGAACGACCAGCCCCAACCCCCTGTTTGCCATGCTCCACTGTTGCATCTTCCTCTGCGGCGCGGCCCTGATGATCATCGAACTCACCGGCTCGCGCATCCTGGCCCCCTTCCTTGGCACCTCCCTGGTCGTCTGGACGAGCCTGATCGGAATCATCCTCGCCAGCCTCAGCTTCGGGGCCTGGTGGGGTGGGGTACTCGCCGACCGATCGCCACGCCCCAATCTCCTGGGGCGCATTGTTTTGATGGCCGCCTGGTCCACCGCCGCCATTGGCCTGTCCAAGAGCTGGATCCTCGAATTTCTTCAAGGCACGGGCAACCTGCACGCCGTGGCCATCACCGCCACCGTTGCCCTGTTCGCGCCAGCGGCGATCCTGCTCGGCATGGTGCCGCCCTTTGCGGTCCGCCTCTGCCTGCACGACACCGACCACACAGGACGCACGGCAGGGAGCCTTTATGCCCTCTCCACCATCGGCTCCATAGTCGGCACCTTTCTCGCCGGGTTTGTTCTCATCGCCTGGGTGGGCAGCACCGCGATTCTCTTCATCACAGCCGCCTTCCTCGTCCTGGCTTCATGGTTGGCCGAACCCTCGAACAAAGCCATCAAGGGCGTCTCCCTGTTCCTTTTTCTGCTGGCCATCGCCCTCTGCCGCCTCCAGGATCAACGCCTTGAGCAACTGGGATTCCTCGACCGGGATACCCCCTACAACCGGGTCTTGGTCTACACCAGCAAGGAAGAAGGCACGGACCGACTGATGCGGGAGATGGTCACCGGGCCTCAGGGGCGGCAATCGGCCATGTACCTGGACAATCCTACCGAACTGGCCCTGCCCTACACGCGTTTTTATCGGCTGATCGAGCATTACCATCCCACGGCACGCCGCATGCTGGTGCTGGGCGGAGGGGGCTATTCCTTCCCCAAATACGCCTTGGCCCGGTACCCGGATCTGCGGATTGACGTGGTTGAACTCGATCCAGGTATTACCAACCTGGCGCGGACCCACTTCGGCCTGACCGACCATCCCCGTTTGACCATCATCGAGGAAGACGCCCGTACCTTTCTTAAAAAAGTCGACCACCCCTACGATGTGATCCTGTGCGATGTGTTCAACTCGCACTACTCCATCCCTTTTCACCTGGTGACCGTCGAGGCCATCGGCCTGATGCATTCCGCTCTCAAGGCGGACGGCGTTGTCCTGGTGAACCTGCTAGCCTCCACCGAAGGGGTGTCGAGCCGATTTTACAAGGCGTTGCATGCCACCTTCCGCGCCGCTTTTCCCTCGGTCCAAGCCTATGCGGTGGTCGATCCCACCGACAAGCACTTGTGGCAGAACATGCTGCTCGTCGCCGGCAAGGGCGAGCTTTCCACCAACGAGCCCAAGGATCCCTCCCTGCGGCGGATGCTTACCCACGCTCTGCCCCCACCCGATAACCATCCCCCTCCCTTCACCGACGAGTATGCCCCGGTGGATCGCTACATTGGCGAGTTTGGTTTAGGATTGACCGCGCACAGCGATTCCTGAGCCCGGTCCAGATCACCGTCGGCAATCGTCCGTGCTCACTCCCCGGCGCCATTGATCGCGCAGCGCCTTCACACCGTTGCCCGATACACCCAGAGTGGCCTCCCATGCCACTTCGCTTTCAAGTTGTCATGTATCCGTAGAGACAAAGGCGAATGTGCGATTGTTCATCTTCAGAAGAATGAAGACAGCATGGCGGATCAATGCGGGGATGAGGTGGCGAGCAGATATTTTGAGGAGGGCCCCCGGCCCGACTTCTTCATCAGTCCCTTGTCGACCAAGTCGTGCAAATCGTATTGAGCCGTGCGAACGGAAACGGCATCCCCCACCACCTTCTGATACTCGCTGCGGCTGATGACGCCATTTTTGACAATCAGAGGCCAGGCCTTGCGTTGCCTGATATTCAACTCGGGAGGGACGCCCATGTCCTGCTGTTCTGCTTCAGCCTCGTTGGCTGGCGGGGCAGACAGGGCTTTTGCAGGGGGTGTGGGCGGCAGTGCGGACGGAAACGACTCGTTCTCCGGCGCGTCGTCACCTTCCAGCTCGACGCCTCGCTCGTCAAAGAGAATATGCTGAGCGAGCAGCAGATCGCTTTCGGCAAAAGCCAGCGAGCGGGTGATACAGTTGCGCAACTCACGGATATTTCCCGGCCAGTCATGACTGAGCAATCGTTCCAGGGCACCACGGCTGATCCCCACCGGGTCCAGCCCTGAGAGGGTCATGTGTTCATCGAGGAAATATTTGACCAGTACCGGAATATCCTCCTTCCGCTCACGCAACGGCGGCGTATTGATGGTGATCACCGCCAGGCGGTAGTAGAGATCTTCCCGAAAATCACTGGTCAGAGAGAGCTGGAGCAGGTCAACATTAGTGGCGGCGATAATGCGGGCGTCAAAGGCGACATCCTGATCCGATCCCAGAGGCCGAATCCGGCGGACGGATAAGGCTCGCAGCAAGGCCTGCTGCACCTTGGGGGAGGCATTGCCGATCTCATCGAGATGCAGGGTACCGCCCGATGCAGCGACAAAAGCGCCCTTCCGCTCGTTTTGGGCATCAGAAAAGGCGCCCTTGACATGACCGAACAGGGCATCCATGAGCAGATTTTCATCCAAGGCTCCGCAGTTAATGGAAATGAACGGCCCTTTGGCCCGGTGACTGACCGAATGGATGGCTTCGGCGGTCAGCTCCTTCCCCGTCCCGGTTTCGCCAACGATCAATACGTCCGCCAGGACCCGCGACGCCTTGTGGATCTGCTGGCGGAGCGTTCCAACCGCCTGACTGCCGCCGACAATCCCGTAGAGCGGCATGGCCAGCAATCGCGCATCAAGCAACGGATTATCACGCATCTCCTTCTCCAAATTGACTCGCTGACGCATGCGATCATCCTCGACAAGCCCTTCGCGCAACAACGAATCACTTCGCGCAATATGCAATTGCATAAGCAGGATATTGATGGACCGCTGAAACTGGTTGATCTCCGCAAACAGCGGTCCAAGGGCCAGCGGTGAAGGATCGTCTCCACCCGCCCTGACATCGACGGCCTCGGCGAGCAATTCGAGCTGTCGCGCGATACGGCGACTGACAAAATACATGGCCATGAAGACCAGAATGACGCCAAGTGCCACGCAAACGCTCAAGGTTCCGGCAATCCGGTAGGTGGAGGCCATGAACACAAAACTGGTGTCGATGCAACCGATACCGCCGACAATACGCCGTGTCCCCGCGCCCTCCTCAAAGACAATCGGCACATAGCTGAGATAGAGGGATCGATCACTCCCGGACGGCGCGATAAACGGACGCGTGACCAATATCTGTCCCGATTTTCCGGCCTGGACGTCGGACACCATCGCCCAGTAGAGATCGTGGGCAAAGCCCGGACGAAAGGCGGTGCTGAATCCAGGACGCCCCACATCTCCCTGCAATCCCATGCGCAAGAGATCGACGGAAAGATCGGCCTGCTGTCGGTCGGGAGATTCGGATTGGAACAGCAGCCAGCCCGCGGCATCAAAGAAAAAACTTTTTTTATGCTCGCTTTCCTGGGGAAAGAGGAAGAGCGGCGACTGTTTGGAGGTATGCAGGGAGATGATATCGCGCAAGTGGGGCAGATCGATCGACAGTGTCAGTTGTCCTTTATAGGTCTTGCTGCCGTCATAGACCGGCGTGGTCAGACGGATGACATGCATGTTGAGCGCGCTCATTTTTCCCTCGACATGCACCGACGGGTAGACCACCTCCATGGGTTCCCCGATCTGAATGTACCCTGCCGGCTTGCCGGTCAACAGATCGCGACTGGAAAAAATACCGAATTTTGCCCCCATGGCCTGATCAATGGGCACGGGGATCACGCTGCTTCCGGTGTTGACCAGGACAAAACGCTCCTCGGCGGTCTGACCATGGAAGGCTATTTCACGATAGCGGTTGCGCTCCTCGGCTGATTTGGCGGCCAGATGAGTGCTGATTGACTCCGGCGTGAGGGACAGACGGGTGAGATATTCCAATTCGTATCGGGCCGCCACCAGCAACTGGTTGATCTCGTGCGCCTGCGCTAGAGCCCGCACTTGAGCATTTCTCGAATAGGCTTGGTCGAGATAGGAGGAAACGATGTGATAGGTGACGATCACCGTGGCGGAGAGGATGATCACCACCAGCAGAGTGCCCAAGAGCACCAGAAACTTGCCGACGCTCCAGGAATAGATCGACCCATCGACCCGGATCAACGGGTTCAGCAGGGGGGGATGCGAGTAGCGCATTTGACGTTCTCCTTGCGTAACAATCACGCCGCATCACGAACGGCTTTTTTTTCGCTACCAGATAACGCGCAATAGCGCAATGGCAAAATCACAACTCTTTGAAATTTTAAATATATTCATTTGCACAAAAAGTTGGCACACGGTTTGTTTACACACTGACAGCTGTTTTCTTGAACCGGGAAACGCACTCCCCCGTTGCAGAAAAAGAGCCGATCTGAGCGCCCAGTCTCCCCCAACTGGTAGCGCTCAGATCCCATTCGTGACCAACCCGGCACCAGACCTGCCGGGATGCACAAGCCAACAAGCAAGACATCAAAAGAGGAGAACACAAATGAAGAAACGATTACTGCGGTTATGGTGGGCGTTCCTGACCCTGGTGCTGTTTGCTCCGAGCCTGTCCCTGGCGGCGGGTGGCGGGAAAAGCGCCCCCATTGTCATTGTTGCCGATACGCGCAAACTGGACGGCATCATGGCTTGGTGGGCCAACTTGTACAACGAAAGTCACGTGTACTTCATGATCCTGACCATCATCATCATTCCCCTCACCGGCGTGATCTTCGGTGTCCTAGCGGACATCATCATGGGTTGGATCGGCATCGATCTGAAATCCCGCGAACTGGCTGAACATTAATTCGATTTCAAGGAGACCCTCATGGACTGGCTTTATATTCTCATGCCCATTGCCGGTGTTAAGATTTTCTGGCCCGGCCTCATTATCCTCGGTATCGGCGTTGGTATCATTGGCGGTTTCTTTGGCATGGGCGGTGCCTGGATGGTGACCCCCGGCCTTAACATTCTCGGTTTCCCCATGGCCTTTGCCATCGGCACCGACATCGCCCACATGGCCGGAAAATCACTCATCTCCACCATGCGGCACGGCAAGTTCGGCAACGTTGACTACAAACTCGGCATGATCATGCTGGTCGGCACGGTGGTCGGCTTCGAGTGCGGCGCCCAGATGGTTATGTGGCTGGAGCGCCTTGGTTCGGTGGAAAAGGTTGTCCGCTGGATCTATGTCGGCCTGCTGCTGTTCATTGCCTGGACCGTCTTCCACGATGTGGCCAAACGCAAGGCCAAAGAGAAGGCTGCCGCTGAAAAAGGCGAGACCCTGGAAGCCGGCGCCACCGGTGTCGAGTGGCACAAGACCCTGCACAAGATCAAGATCCCGCCGATGGTCCATCTCAAGGCCGCTGGCATCTACTGCTCCGCCTGGCTGCCGATCTTCGTCAGTTTCCTTACCGGTTGGCTGGCCGGTATCCTCGGTATCGGCGGCGGTCTGATCCGTATGCCCGCCCTGATCTACATGATCGGTTGCCCGACCCATGTTGCCGTCGGCACCGACCTGTTTGAAGTGGCCATTTCCGGTCTGTACGGTGCAGCCACCTATACCTTCAAGGGCCGGACCGAACTGGTCGCCGCCATGGTCATGCTCGTCGGCGCCGCCATGGGTGCCCAGGTTGGCGCGGTCGCCACCAAGTACATCAAGGGCTACGGCATCCGTATCATCTTCGGCTACGCGGTTCTCGGCTGCATGGCCTCCATCCTGATGAAGCTCGTCCAACCCTGGCTGCCGCAATACAAGGATCTGCTCAACAACATGGCCACCATCACCGTTCTTGGCCTGATCACCGCCATGTCGGCCTACATCTTCATCAAGATGGTCCAGGGCGTGAAGAAGGAATTGGCCATGAAACAACAGAAAATTTAATCCGGATCGCATAAGGAGACCAGAATGAACGTGAAACAGATACTGCTCACCATGGCCGCGGCCGCCATGGCCATGACGCTCACGGCATGCAAGGAAGATTACGGCAAGGTGGAACAAGGTCGGGCCATCGCCTTTGACAAGGACAAGAAAGAGGTTACCCTGATCCATGACAGCGCCATGGATCCCCAGAAACCGGTGTACGATGTCCTGCCTCCCTCGGTGTTCAAGCTGCCGACCGATCCCAAGGAAACAGGCCCCGAACCCAAGGCCGGGCAGCGTTTGAAGCTGGACACGGACAAGAAAATCATCGTGATCTTCGACACCAATACCCAGAAAATCGTCGAGGTGCCGATCACCATCGTGGATCTGCAACAGCCCGTCGACAAGGAGCATCCGCTGGTGTATGACAAGGCCGAGAAGAAGGCCAAGAAGTTCCCGGCCGTGGACAAAGAGAAGAAGACCATCACCATTTACTCCGGTCGCCAGAAAATGCTCTGCACCTTCTCGGTCCCGGACCAGTACTTCAGCTATCCTGACAGCACCTGGGACGCAGGCGATGAAGTACGGCTCTACTACAAGACAGCTGGCCAATCGCTGCGGTTCATGAACATCTCCAAAACCGATATCTTCAAGAAGTAAAGGCTCCACAGCGGGCGGGAGTCATCCCGCCCGCTGCTCCACCGAGAGGTTGACCATGTCGGACTATACTTTCTTTCTCTTGCACAAACTGTTGGTGATCGGAATCAACTGCCTGGTGGTCCTGGCCCTGTTCATCGCCATGTATCGCGCCTCGCTTTATCCGGACGATTTTAATCTCACCTTTTTCAAGACCATCTTTTCCCTGCTCATCCCCACGCTGATCCTCGGGTGCATCGGCAAACGATTCCTCCGCAGCCGTTGCAACACCTCGATATGACCGCAGGCTTTGGATTCGTCATCTGGCAAAAACGCGCTGGCCTGGTGGCCATGGTGTTGCTGGTGGCGGCCCTGCTGTCCCTGGCCGACGCGCTTGTGGGCGGCTTCCGGGGCGGGGGGGGGCTAATCGAACTCCTCCCCGGCGATCACTATCTCATCAGCGGCCCCCTGCCGCCACGAACCGAGGCAATCAGGGATTTTGTCATCGATGGCCAGCCCGATGATGGCTCGGTTCGCCTCATCCCGAAAACCATCTTTTCCGGATACTGGTTCGGCGGGTCGATGTGGCGCGGAGCCATCGAGGTCGATCCCCATGCCCAGGAAGGCCACCATGTGTTTCGCGTCAAGGACCCCTACGGCGAAAAACAGAATCCCGCGCTGGTCTTCAATGT contains these protein-coding regions:
- a CDS encoding sulfite exporter TauE/SafE family protein, yielding MDWLYILMPIAGVKIFWPGLIILGIGVGIIGGFFGMGGAWMVTPGLNILGFPMAFAIGTDIAHMAGKSLISTMRHGKFGNVDYKLGMIMLVGTVVGFECGAQMVMWLERLGSVEKVVRWIYVGLLLFIAWTVFHDVAKRKAKEKAAAEKGETLEAGATGVEWHKTLHKIKIPPMVHLKAAGIYCSAWLPIFVSFLTGWLAGILGIGGGLIRMPALIYMIGCPTHVAVGTDLFEVAISGLYGAATYTFKGRTELVAAMVMLVGAAMGAQVGAVATKYIKGYGIRIIFGYAVLGCMASILMKLVQPWLPQYKDLLNNMATITVLGLITAMSAYIFIKMVQGVKKELAMKQQKI
- a CDS encoding sigma 54-interacting transcriptional regulator; this encodes MRYSHPPLLNPLIRVDGSIYSWSVGKFLVLLGTLLVVIILSATVIVTYHIVSSYLDQAYSRNAQVRALAQAHEINQLLVAARYELEYLTRLSLTPESISTHLAAKSAEERNRYREIAFHGQTAEERFVLVNTGSSVIPVPIDQAMGAKFGIFSSRDLLTGKPAGYIQIGEPMEVVYPSVHVEGKMSALNMHVIRLTTPVYDGSKTYKGQLTLSIDLPHLRDIISLHTSKQSPLFLFPQESEHKKSFFFDAAGWLLFQSESPDRQQADLSVDLLRMGLQGDVGRPGFSTAFRPGFAHDLYWAMVSDVQAGKSGQILVTRPFIAPSGSDRSLYLSYVPIVFEEGAGTRRIVGGIGCIDTSFVFMASTYRIAGTLSVCVALGVILVFMAMYFVSRRIARQLELLAEAVDVRAGGDDPSPLALGPLFAEINQFQRSINILLMQLHIARSDSLLREGLVEDDRMRQRVNLEKEMRDNPLLDARLLAMPLYGIVGGSQAVGTLRQQIHKASRVLADVLIVGETGTGKELTAEAIHSVSHRAKGPFISINCGALDENLLMDALFGHVKGAFSDAQNERKGAFVAASGGTLHLDEIGNASPKVQQALLRALSVRRIRPLGSDQDVAFDARIIAATNVDLLQLSLTSDFREDLYYRLAVITINTPPLRERKEDIPVLVKYFLDEHMTLSGLDPVGISRGALERLLSHDWPGNIRELRNCITRSLAFAESDLLLAQHILFDERGVELEGDDAPENESFPSALPPTPPAKALSAPPANEAEAEQQDMGVPPELNIRQRKAWPLIVKNGVISRSEYQKVVGDAVSVRTAQYDLHDLVDKGLMKKSGRGPSSKYLLATSSPH
- a CDS encoding DVU0150 family protein, producing the protein MKKRLLRLWWAFLTLVLFAPSLSLAAGGGKSAPIVIVADTRKLDGIMAWWANLYNESHVYFMILTIIIIPLTGVIFGVLADIIMGWIGIDLKSRELAEH
- a CDS encoding DUF4881 domain-containing protein, which encodes MNVKQILLTMAAAAMAMTLTACKEDYGKVEQGRAIAFDKDKKEVTLIHDSAMDPQKPVYDVLPPSVFKLPTDPKETGPEPKAGQRLKLDTDKKIIVIFDTNTQKIVEVPITIVDLQQPVDKEHPLVYDKAEKKAKKFPAVDKEKKTITIYSGRQKMLCTFSVPDQYFSYPDSTWDAGDEVRLYYKTAGQSLRFMNISKTDIFKK